A genomic region of Lytechinus pictus isolate F3 Inbred chromosome 2, Lp3.0, whole genome shotgun sequence contains the following coding sequences:
- the LOC129268916 gene encoding b(0,+)-type amino acid transporter 1-like, translating to MEVGDTKNRHRTGTILSVISGKLRRKHSGQVTLSRRLGLGSTVSLLIGIMIGTGIFVAPRGVLSYTGSFGASLLVWFLCGLIAMIGALIFTELALMFPKSGGDHTYLQETYGDVLAFLHGWGAVLVVRPMTLAIVSIVLGEYIIYPYFDDMCYRDERMVKLHAATFIIFMMLVHGSGLKLISKLQVVFTSIKVVTLLLIIINGMINIAMGYTDYLDVNTSFEGTNKNAFAFGMAFYQGMFAYEGWNSLTYTMEEMKDPAKTLPRAIMIALPTITVLYVLVNISYYTVLSPQQVLMDEAIATTFSSFTLYGKGILQGSLPFLVCCAAFGSANGLCYTYSRMAVALGREGHMPQIVGMVNPDTMSPNFALFLMGLISIITLLLPISLEHLIEFFSFAIWLSYFFISIAVLILRYTKPDLNRPFKVHWSLPVFMAILSVFLIIAPFFESHGGNEIIVATVIIVAGLIVYVPFIYYKYQLPFMDKITIFVQLLLGIVNTEYKPPEDFPINEDDHHYSDSHNHE from the exons ATGGAGGTCGGAGACACCAAGAACCGTCATCGGACTGGTACGATTCTCAGTGTAATATCGGGCAAATTAAGGAGGAAGCACAGTGGCCAAGTAACGTTGTCTAGGAGATTGGGACTTGGTAGCACTGTATCCCTTCTCATTGGTATAATGATCGGTACGGGAATCTTTGTGGCACCCCGAGGTGTCCTGAGCTACACCGGAAGCTTTGGCGCTAGTCTCTTAGTATGGTTCCTCTGTGGTCTCATTGCTATGATAG GTGCCCTTATTTTCACAGAGCTTGCTTTGATGTTCCCCAAGTCCGGCGGGGACCACACTTATCTCCAGGAGACCTACGGCGATGTATTAGCCTTCCTGCATGGGTGGGGTGCCGTGCTGGTTGTCCGACCTATGACGTTAGCCATCGTTAGTATAGTGTTGGGTGAATATATCATCTATCCATACTTCGATGACATGTGTTATCGGGATGAAAGGATGGTAAAACTACATGCAGCTACATTCATTA TTTTCATGATGCTAGTGCATGGTTCTGGATTGAAGCTCATATCAAAACTTCAAGTAGTATTCACCAGCATCAAGGTCGTTACGCTCttgctcatcatcatcaacggCATGATCAACATCGCAATGG ggTACACTGATTACTTGGATGTGAATACGTCATTTGAGGGGACAAATAAGAATGCTTTTGCTTTCGGGATGGCCTTTTATCAAGGAATGTTTGCTTATGAAGGATG gaactCTTTAACTTACACCATGGAAGAAATGAAAGACCCTGCTAA AACTTTACCAAGAGCCATAATGATTGCCTTGCCGACAATAACAGTTCTCTACGTATTGGTTAATATTTCTTATTACACCGTATTAAGTCCGCAACAAGTCCTTATGGACGAAGCAATCGCCACG ACCTTCTCATCATTCACACTGTATGGGAAAGGTATTTTACAAGGGTCTCTACCATTTCTTGTGTGCTGTGCTGCATTTGGATCAGCTAATGGTCTTTGTTATACATATTCTAG AATGGCTGTTGCTCTTGGTCGAGAAGGTCACATGCCTCAGATTGTAGGCATGGTAAACCCTGATACCATGTCACCTAACTTTGCTCTATTCCTCATG GGCCTTATCTCAATCATCACTCTTCTCCTTCCGATCAGCTTAGAACATTTAATTGAGTTTTTCAGCTTCGCTATCTGGCTATCATACTTCTTTATATCTATCGCTGTCCTTATCTTACGATACACAAAACCAGACCTCAATCGTCCTTTCAAG GTACACTGGTCGTTACCAGTCTTTATGGCTATTCTCTCTGTTTTCTTGATAATTGCGCCATTCTTCGAGTCTCATGGTGGAAATGAGATCATTGTTGCGACAGTGATTATCGTGGCTGGATTAATTGTCTACGTGCCTTTCATCTATTACAAATATCAGCTGCCATTTATGG